A window of Argopecten irradians isolate NY chromosome 14, Ai_NY, whole genome shotgun sequence contains these coding sequences:
- the LOC138308139 gene encoding serine-rich adhesin for platelets-like has product MICVHKTRMATSPSRLSSSSSVFWLGYSVPCSYHSSVCMGWPLAPKLDRKHIGLVSGRITLSGSTSPSRLSSSSSVFWLGYSVPCSNHSSVCMGWPLAPKLDRKHIGLVSGRITLSGSTSPSRLSSSSSVFWLGYSVPCSYHSSVCMGWPLAPKLDRKHIGLVSGRITLSGSTSPSRLSSSSSVFWLGYSVPCSYHSSVCMGWPLAPKLDRKHIGLVSGRITLSGSTSPSRLSSSSSVFWLGYSVPCSYHSSVCMGWPLAPKLDRKHIGLVSGRITLSGSTSPSRLSSSSSVFWLGYSVPCSYHSSVCMGWPLAPKLDRKHIGLVSGRITLSGSTSPSRLSSSSSVFWLGYSVPCSYHSSVCMGWPLAPKLDRKHIGLVSGRITLSGSTSPSRLSSSSSVFWPGYSVPCSYHSSVCMGWPLAPKLDRKHIGLVSGRITFLVTLRLSCP; this is encoded by the coding sequence ATGATATGTGTACACAAAACCAGGATGGCAACATCGCCTTCTCGACTCTCTTCATCGTCCTCGGTGTTCTGGCTGGGATACTCTGTACCCTGCTCTTACCATTCCTCTGTGTGTATGGGATGGCCTTTAGCACCAAAACTCGACAGAAAACATATCGGCCTAGTAAGTGGTCGTATAACGTTATCTGGTTCAACATCGCCTTCTCGACTCTCTTCATCGTCCTCGGTGTTCTGGCTGGGATACTCTGTACCCTGCTCTAACCATTCCTCTGTGTGTATGGGATGGCCTTTAGCACCAAAACTCGACAGAAAACATATCGGCCTAGTAAGTGGTCGTATAACGTTATCTGGTTCGACATCGCCTTCTCGACTCTCTTCATCGTCCTCGGTGTTCTGGCTGGGATACTCTGTACCCTGCTCTTACCATTCCTCTGTGTGTATGGGATGGCCTTTAGCACCAAAACTCGACAGAAAACATATCGGCCTAGTAAGTGGTCGTATAACGTTATCTGGTTCAACATCGCCTTCTCGACTCTCTTCATCGTCCTCGGTGTTCTGGCTGGGATACTCTGTACCCTGCTCTTACCATTCCTCTGTGTGTATGGGATGGCCTTTAGCACCAAAACTCGACAGAAAACATATCGGCCTAGTAAGTGGTCGTATAACGTTATCTGGTTCAACATCGCCTTCTCGACTCTCTTCATCGTCCTCGGTGTTCTGGCTGGGATACTCTGTACCCTGCTCTTACCATTCCTCTGTGTGTATGGGATGGCCTTTAGCACCAAAACTCGACAGAAAACATATCGGCCTAGTAAGTGGTCGTATAACGTTATCTGGTTCAACATCGCCTTCTCGACTCTCTTCATCGTCCTCGGTGTTCTGGCTGGGATACTCTGTACCCTGCTCTTACCATTCCTCTGTGTGTATGGGATGGCCTTTAGCACCAAAACTCGACAGAAAACATATCGGCCTAGTAAGTGGTCGTATAACGTTATCTGGTTCAACATCGCCTTCTCGACTCTCTTCATCGTCCTCGGTGTTCTGGCTGGGATACTCTGTACCCTGCTCTTACCATTCCTCTGTGTGTATGGGATGGCCTTTAGCACCAAAACTCGACAGAAAACATATCGGCCTAGTAAGTGGTCGTATAACGTTATCTGGTTCAACATCGCCTTCTCGACTCTCTTCATCGTCCTCGGTGTTCTGGCCGGGATACTCTGTACCCTGCTCTTACCATTCCTCTGTGTGTATGGGATGGCCTTTAGCACCAAAACTCGACAGAAAACATATCGGCCTAGTAAGTGGTCGTATAACGTTTCTGGTAACCTTACGACTTTCGTGTCCTTAG
- the LOC138307346 gene encoding uncharacterized protein, with product MESAYYIKSDGHYNTSKQPVHLTVVNDRHWQVPRQIQTEEAYRKYRPKRGEISRRFRTRGVIQCLLGSLLGIIGAIGIYYGAPDVPYVIPIHIITGFVLIAAGMCSFQGGKRIEDENTVTQKTKCLMIAVFSLNIVGITFSFLTAAINGGMGVGFCLGTEYSRTTINGRVFQTENDQCTENKDVNIAISATYIVIGVLAGIHCILGLPFFCIYGPVFGIYNNKKTCM from the exons ATGGAGTCGGCCTATTACATCAAGTCTGATGGTCATTACAACACCAGTAAACAACCGGTCCACCTCACAGTGGTAAATGATCGGCATTGGCAGGTACCGAGACAGATCCAAACTGAGG AGGCATACAGAAAATATCGTCCCAAGCGAGGAGAAATATCGAGGAGGTTCAGAACCAGGGGTGTGATTCAATGTTTACTGGGCAGTCTATTGGGGATCATTGGAGCGATCGGTATTTACTATGGAGCCCCAGACGTACCATATGTTATACCTATACATATCATCACAGGGTTTGTG TTGATAGCCGCCGGGATGTGCTCGTTCCAGGGCGGTAAACGGATAGAAGATGAAAACACTGTCACACAGAAAACTAAGTGTCTC ATGATTGCAGTATTCTCTCTGAACATTGTTGGAATCACGTTTAGTTTTCTGACGGCTGCCATAAACGGGGGTATGGGCGTCGGGTTCTGCCTTGGGACAGAATACTCACGGACAACAATTAATGGCCGAGTGTTTCAGACGGAGAATGACCAATGTACAGAGAACAAAGACGTAAACATTGCTATCTCAGCTACCTACATTGTCATCGGCGTGCTGGCAGGCATACACTGCATTCTGGGTCTGCCATTCTTTTGTATTTACGGCCCAGTTTTTGGAATTTACAATAATAAGAAAACATGCATGTAA